The candidate division WOR-3 bacterium genomic interval CGACTTCCGTATCCGTCGGCCGACGAGTACGCACCAGATCCAGCCGGTTCGAGATCCGCTGCACATGCGTGTCCACCGCGATTGCCGGCAGGCCGTATCCGTGACTGAGGACGATGCTCGCGACCTTGCGGCCGACACCGGGCAGCTCCAGCAGTTCCGCCATCGTGCGCGGCACTTCTTCGTCCCACCGCTCCACCAGCATTCGAGCCAGCCGCGGCAGCAGCCTCGCTTTCGTGCGATAGAAGCCGACCGGATAGATGAGCTTCTGAATCCGGGTCGGGTTCAGATGTGACAGGGTACGCGGGTCGGCGGCGCGACTGAACAGGCGGGCCGATGCTGCCGCAGTAACCGGGTCCTGGGTGCGGGTGGAAAGGACGGCCGAAACGAGAATCCGGAAGGGGTCCGGCTGCGGCATCAACTTGACCGGCGCGTCCAGGCGCGTCCAGGCGCGGCGCAGGATGGCGCGAACGCGCAACGCCCGGCGACGGCGGTCGGCGGTCGGCGAGGTGCGGGGGGTAGAAATGCTCAGAAGCCGATGATCTTCAGTCCCGTGAGGAAGGTCATCGTGAGCATCAGGGCGACGGCGAGGATCATGAGGGTGGCGTGCCAGCGCATGTGCGGCGGCGTCTGGCCGGGCTGGCTGCGGGTGAAGGTGATGAGCGCGGCGACCAGGGCGGCGACAAGCACGATGATCGAGAGCGTCATGTGGCCGGAAAGCTCGACTCCCTTGTGAATGCCGCGCAGGCCCATGTTGACGAACAGACCCATGACGAAATTGGCCAGGCAGAGCAGCAGGAAGTAGATGGAACGGCCGCGCTGACGTCGCATCGGGAAGTCCCAGTCGCTGACCTTGGACAGGCTTACCTGGGCGGTTACCAGCCCAAGTGCGAGTGTGCCGAGGGCGATGATCGGATGGATGAAGCCGTACCAGGGCACGATCAGGAGGAAATGACCAAATCCGAATTCCTGATTCCCAATTCCGGAGTCCAGAGTCTAGTGTCCATAGTCGCCTTCGTCCTAGTCCACGAGGAAGCCGACACGGCAGCGGCTGAGGAGTTCCAGATTCGACCTGGAGCCATGAATCCGCGCCGCGTCGGCACGGCTGATGACCAGGTCACAGGAATTCGGGCCGGTCACCGCCAAGGCGCGAACGATGAGCGGGTCTGAGCCGACGCGTTCGGCAGCCAAGGCCTGGGGTCGGTCAGAGTAGTAGCCGACCAGCCCGTGCTGGGCTGCTTGCTCCGGTTCTGCAAAGTCCGAACTGAAGACGTCGTCGCCGGATTCGGTCACCACCTGAGGGAAGAGAGCGGGACGGGATGCCAGTCCTTTGGCGTCGACCAGGATGCCGCTGTACTCGGGCGCACCATCGGTCTCGTAGGGGACGAGCTCCAGGTCGGCCGGCGGCTCCTTGCCTTCGGGCCAGGGCTGGCCGCAGCAGGGGCACGCGGTCCGGCCCTGCAGGTGCGGGGCGCTCCTCACCGGTAGCATCAACTCGAGCACTGCGCCGGTCAGCGGAAATCCATACTCGGTCGAGATGGTGCCGTCCGACAGGTACTTCGTTCCCAGGCGCTCGCCCGGGAGGTTCAGCCGTTCCAACCGGCGCTGCACGAGAGAATGAGAAGAGAGATAGGAGCCGACCGTCCAGTCCCGGTCATA includes:
- a CDS encoding endonuclease III, with amino-acid sequence MPQPDPFRILVSAVLSTRTQDPVTAAASARLFSRAADPRTLSHLNPTRIQKLIYPVGFYRTKARLLPRLARMLVERWDEEVPRTMAELLELPGVGRKVASIVLSHGYGLPAIAVDTHVQRISNRLDLVRTRRPTDTEVGLMAILPRHAWKDMNHLLVALGQTICRPRQPLCSACPLSRLCPRRGVPREKSK